Proteins from a genomic interval of Candidatus Yanofskybacteria bacterium:
- a CDS encoding NUDIX domain-containing protein has product MEKRPKNLRFAVLAADTAIFKFTNGRLLVRLIKVNRPPHFTNHWGLPGGLILPKETADEAARRHSREKGAIKQMYLEQLYTFSGINRDPRGRVVAVAYLAIDKKNDINYNLGTTPENSPCWFSIKKLPRLAYDHKKIIQVALERLRAKLSYTNIAFALLPNEFTFGELRNLYEIILGRRFDRRNFRKKFLSLDLIRPTEKERLGAANRPAALYRFRKQSLTVANII; this is encoded by the coding sequence ATGGAAAAACGGCCCAAAAACTTAAGATTTGCAGTGCTGGCTGCCGATACCGCTATTTTTAAATTTACAAACGGGAGGTTACTGGTACGCCTTATCAAAGTTAATCGCCCTCCCCATTTTACAAACCACTGGGGCCTACCCGGCGGCTTAATACTTCCAAAAGAAACCGCAGACGAAGCAGCACGCAGACACTCTCGTGAAAAAGGCGCTATAAAGCAAATGTATCTTGAGCAACTTTATACTTTTAGCGGCATAAATAGAGACCCTCGCGGCAGAGTTGTTGCTGTAGCATATCTGGCCATTGACAAAAAAAATGATATTAACTATAACTTAGGAACTACTCCCGAAAATAGTCCGTGCTGGTTTTCAATAAAAAAACTGCCCCGTCTAGCCTACGACCACAAAAAAATAATCCAAGTCGCACTTGAAAGGCTGCGTGCAAAACTTTCCTATACTAATATAGCTTTCGCGCTGTTGCCAAACGAATTTACTTTCGGAGAATTGCGGAATCTCTACGAAATAATTTTAGGACGCCGGTTTGACAGGCGTAATTTCAGAAAAAAGTTTCTTTCGCTTGATTTAATAAGACCCACTGAAAAAGAAAGGCTCGGCGCGGCGAAT